One Nitrospina watsonii DNA segment encodes these proteins:
- a CDS encoding FlgO family outer membrane protein translates to MNGFEQIQKSMERIKNWSFDFIALHAKVIGLVFILVFLSACEIKMAPSKFWETVFTPDTDSEYYKKKSENLVQDLTQGAQEYEINKVVVMDLVDDENRVPILGEYMSSRVVEAITRGRFFRVSQKGEVMETLERLELKPSIRYTKEEIQRIGHELKAQAIISGKVRDIGANIDVHVALVDIASGEVISSATEQLNRTRFAVELLRHY, encoded by the coding sequence ATGAATGGGTTTGAGCAAATTCAAAAATCAATGGAGCGGATTAAAAACTGGAGTTTCGATTTCATCGCGCTGCACGCGAAGGTGATCGGCCTGGTTTTCATCCTGGTATTCCTCTCGGCGTGTGAAATCAAAATGGCTCCTTCCAAATTCTGGGAAACGGTCTTCACGCCGGACACCGACTCCGAGTACTACAAGAAAAAGTCGGAGAATCTGGTGCAAGACCTCACCCAGGGCGCGCAGGAATACGAGATCAACAAGGTGGTGGTGATGGATCTGGTGGACGACGAAAACCGGGTTCCCATTCTGGGCGAGTACATGTCCTCGCGCGTGGTGGAAGCCATCACCCGCGGCCGCTTCTTCCGCGTTTCGCAGAAAGGCGAGGTCATGGAAACGCTGGAACGGCTGGAACTGAAACCGTCCATCCGCTACACGAAAGAAGAGATTCAACGCATCGGCCACGAACTGAAAGCGCAGGCGATCATCAGCGGCAAGGTCCGTGACATCGGCGCCAACATCGACGTGCATGTGGCGCTGGTGGATATCGCCAGCGGTGAAGTCATTTCCTCCGCCACCGAACAGTTGAACCGCACCCGCTTCGCGGTTGAGCTGCTGCGCCATTACTGA